From the genome of Clavelina lepadiformis chromosome 2, kaClaLepa1.1, whole genome shotgun sequence:
AGGTCGTAGGAGATAACTGGAAAGAAATGTCAGAATGCGAAATGTCAGAATGGTTTAAGGTAAAAGTGGGGGTCAACCAGGTTTCAGTGCTAAGCCCGATTGGTGCGATCAGTGCGATTTAGAAACAACAATGAATGAGTTCTTGTAAGCTGATGAGTTAGTTCTCGTAGGAGATAGCTGGAAAGAGGTGGAGGAGAAGTTTGTTAGATGGAAATGCGCACTggaaagcaaaggtttgaagGTGAACATCAATAAAACCAAAGCGATGAGAATTGGTAGAAAATCATCGAAGGGAGTAGTCAGTACTGTTGATCCATGCGCAATTTGTGGAAAGAGAGTAGAGAGAAATTCAATTCAATGCAGAGAGTGCGAGTATTGGGTGTATAAGATATGAATCAATGGAAGGCTGACGAGTGGAACGAATTACGAATGTGGCAGATGTAAAGGTTGTATTAGTGATAAAGAAGAGGAGAAATATGTGAAATTGGGAAGTGATGAGATCGAGCTTGTTAAGGAATTTCGTTATTTGGGGGATATGATTGGGGAAGATGACAGTACTGGCAAGGCAGTGACGGCAAGAATACGCGCTAGCTAGAAAAAGTTTAAGGAATTGTCTGGTACACCCTGTGGCAGACTACTCTCTACCAACCTGAAAGGAAGGCTGTATAAAGCATATATATGAAGTGTGATGTGTTATGGAGCTGAATGCTGGGCGATGAAGAAGGCTGATATCAGGCGAATGCAGACGACAGAAATGAGGATGATTCGAATGATGTGTGGTAAGACACTACGAGATGGGATTGCCAATGATGTGCTGAGAGGGTGGACAGGTGTTGAAGATTTTGAAGAACATCTGAGAGGGCATCGTCTGAGATGGTTGGGGCACATTGAGCGAATGAATGAGGAGAGCTGGACGAGAAGAGTACAGCATAAGATGATTGAAGGAAATGTGAAAAGGGGAAGaccaaagaaaacatgggAAGAGACGGTGAAGGATGATATGAGAAGGAGAGGTTTGAAGATCGAGGATGCCATCGACAGGGGAAAGTGGAGGCGTCGCTGCAGACAACTGGATGACCCTGAATTTGTTTCGGGATGAAGACCAGGCCTGAACAACAGGCGAATGGAAGATGATGATTCTTTCAAGAGTATTTTTCAAGCCttgcaaaataatgttttggtaaaaataagAAAGCATCAACCGATTTCATGCAACCAGAGAATTGCTCCAACATAAAGAGCTTGTGCTTTGCAGGATAAGAAGAGTTGATTACaatataaatttcaatttgcgCACAAATTTATTAGCACCAAATCcaacacaaaaaagttttaacctaGATGTAATATATCACAATGATGTGATGGATCTAGTTTAGATCTaaagttttaagaaatttaaacatttcacTTGTGTCAAAGTCAGTGCTAAAATTGCTGCATGTCCTTGCtattgtgacgattacgtcacgactcacgagttgtttttgacatgtttggaatttaatttgggatatTGAAATTCATTTGTTTACCAGatttgagttttccttaatgacgtcagataatttcctcgcttgaactagtttgccacatatatatactgttgtaatgtttacgatCTCCCTTTTCCCTATTTTACcgtctcacgtgttactgagcGCGATGTAACATTCCGCAAGCTTTGCCCtaaggtgaaaacctttgtgttataataaataaaatgggaactttataagttagtaatttgtatagacaggatcaagcaactaacagcatagtcacgcaaatttgagaaatgagaactcatccatcgaagcagaagcaaaacaagtcaccaaccatcaatcgtcctcgctcatattcaaacaattaccgccagcatacgcagtctttatgacagatatgttccttgtgtaatacttcacacaagtagtgcacaagcgaactatttctttgtcataaattGGTGCCCGAGTAAGTTCGAAATTGCTGAGTTAGTTGCACATTGAGCGAGAAAGACTGTTACCAgctatttatgaagttttgatgaCCAAGTTTCAACAGCAAGATCAGCCAACTACGAACGCTAGTCAACGAGGAAGTTTTCACGACATTCCATCTACAATATAAGCAACCAGACTAATTCGGAAATAACAGAACTAATGACATTGATACCTGGTTGAtgtgatgaagttttgatcgCCTAACTAACGTGTTATACATCTCCAAGAGCATGAGCGACCTATTGTATATACTTTTACGCATCAAGAAACAAAGTCCACTGGACATCGCCACACGGCGCATCTCTCTACCGCAAACAAGGCTTGCTACAGCCGCGGAACGACACACGCAGACGTGATCGCTCATTTTTTTTACCTTCGACATGCAAGGGAAAGCGACACTTCTGTAAGCTTATGtctcatgttttgtatttcaagtgaaacggtgtatcgatatttgttatatttaccGAGCTCTGTCATTGTACTGTAccaaattcttgttttaataACTGTGATGAATATTATAACCACAGACATAATTTTGTCGAGTAAAGGTtgccttcaatttcatttcaggcAAGCTTTACTCTGGGTAGGAAGGctatgtgacgattacgtcacgactcacgagttgtttttgacatgtttggaatttaatttgggatatTGAAATTCATTTGTTTACCAGatttgagttttccttaatgacgtcagataatttcctcgcttgaactagtttgccacatatatatactgttgtaatgtttacgatCTCCCCTTTTCCCTATTTTACcgtctcacgtgttactgagcGCGATGTAACATTCCGCAAGCTTTGCCCtaaggtgaaaacctttgtgttataataaataaaatgggaactttataagttagtaatttgtataagttagacagaatcaagcaactaacagcatagtcacgcaaatttgagaaatgagaactcatccatcgaagcagaagcaaaacaagtcaccaaccatcaatcgtcctcgctcatattcaaacaattaccgccagcatacgcagtctttatgacagatatgttccttgtgtaatacttcacacaagtagtgcacaagcgaaCTATTTCTTTGTCATACTATCTACGGTAATTAACGATTCatgttcaaatgttttcacatgttgaaataaaataaggtAGAAATAACTTCGTTTTTACTGatttgtaaagttttaaaattgttgcTAATAAGTTGAGTTGGCACTGCCACAGCTTCGTCCCATTatgttgattattttattaaatttttatggttAATGTTATGTGTGGCAGTTTTGTAAATCTAGTTTGTTTAAACATAAATACTAAATCAATCCTCTGTATGAAGCATCATCCTCACAAGATCAAGTGGAAGCCGCTTATGCTGAGGttgataaaagaaaaaagaaacaaaaactttgtgcTCAAGGTGAGAGTCTTCTCTTTGTATTATTCGCAGTATTTTAGTTGTCATTCAATTCCAAGTTAAGTTGCATTACTTGCTTTTTACACCACAGATCTGACCCGAAAATGAAAGATCGCAATGCAGCTTATTGGAGATGTTGGTCCTGCCCATATGGAATCAATACGTCCATGATTGTGTAAATGACGTCTGGGATGATCACCATGCAGTGCATGCACCATGATCACCACCAAAGAAGCAAATGTTTGCTTAAATTGGATGAAATCGGATTGGGAAAAGATTGTCCGGTGTTATACAAATAATGCATTGCTTGAGAAGTGAATTATATTGGcgtgttttttaatttcaaaatgtttgccGCGCTTGCCGGATAGTTATGACTCCGTGTTTGTGATATTCTGCAAGGGTCGAAGGGTTGTAATTGAATAATCGTAACTATAATAAAATGTAAGCGAattaatgaataaaataacAGCCGAGGTGTTCACAAATCTAtcaactgttatatttttgattcttGAATGAAGttggtaaaatataaaacaaggaacaatgaataaataatACGGAATAAGCCTCAATCGACAGAACATGACACGTGAAATTGTGTTCGTCACCACACACCTGCCCATGAAATCAAACTGCCGTCGAGAAGATGAAGTgatgattatattattatcattCGCTTTGGTAAACCGGAAATTGATACAACCAGGacacaaacaatcaaaaattatttcactaagttttgcaaaatcaaatCTTTCTGACAATGCCACAACTTCTGACTGTGCAATCTTTCTGATTGTGCTGCACACAGAAGTGGCCCAGATTGAAGAAAGTAATCCACAAAAACTATAGCATCCTAAAGTAATTTTATGGTCAAAGAAGCCATAATATTTATGGTTTGTATATTTCTCATTTGTctttaaaataacaataaagaataaaagaataaataaGAATAGCAACAATAAGAATAAAATAGCTTTATAGCATTATTCAACATAACAACAAAGATGGTTGTTGTTAACTTTCCGGAAACCGCAATGTACAAAACGGATTAAAAAGGCCAAAAGCAACGAGGTAGAATCAGTGTAAATTTATATGTAATTTTAGTTCCCGCTGCAATCCTGATAATGACATTTAATTCcaattttaaagattttagcaatttgtattttatattaatTAGTGCTCTTCTTGAATAAACAATATTATGCGTTTTTTCCTATCTACAAACTAGATTGTATCGTCATATTGCCCATCTATGGTGTCATAGTTTTGCCTATCTGGGGCGTTTTCATATTGTGAAgtctaaaacagaaaaaaatatgttacatGCGACTAAAACTAatcgaaattcacaaaaatttgatCATTAAAAACAAGAcgctaaaattttattctaaCTCGTAATTATTGTATGTTTAACTTCATATGTTTTATGTAAGGGAACAGTTACCTGGTCAATATTTACTGCTAAAATAATTTCTTCG
Proteins encoded in this window:
- the LOC143445005 gene encoding uncharacterized protein LOC143445005; protein product: MCYGAECWAMKKADIRRMQTTEMRMIRMMCGKTLRDGIANDVLRGWTGVEDFEEHLRGHRLRWLGHIERMNEESWTRRVQHKMIEGNVKRGRPKKTWEETVKDDMRRRGLKIEDAIDRGKWRRRCRQLDDPEFVSG